Proteins encoded within one genomic window of Macaca fascicularis isolate 582-1 chromosome 16, T2T-MFA8v1.1:
- the MAP2K3 gene encoding dual specificity mitogen-activated protein kinase kinase 3 isoform X2, which produces MSKPPAPNPTPPRNLDSRTFITIGDRNFEVEADDLVTISELGRGAYGVVEKVRHAQSGTIMAVKRIRATVNSQEQKRLLMDLDINMRTVDCFYTVTFYGALFREGDVWICMELMDTSLDKFYRKVLDKNMTIPEDILGEIAVSIVRALEHLHSKLSVIHRDVKPSNVLINKEGHVKMCDFGISGYLVDSVAKTMDAGCKPYMAPERINPELNQKGYNVKSDVWSLGITMIEMAILRFPYESWGTPFQQLKQVVEEPSPQLPADRFSPEFVDFTAQCLRKNPAERMSYLELMEHPFFTLHKTKKTDIAAFVKEILGEDS; this is translated from the exons ATGTCCAAGCCACCCGCGCCTAACCCCAC ACCCCCCCGGAACCTGGACTCCCGGACCTTCATCACCATTGGAGACAGA AACTTTGAGGTGGAGGCTGATGACTTGGTGACCATCTCGGAACTGGGCCGTGGAGCCTATGGGGTGGTGGAGAAGGTGCGGCACGCCCAGAGCGGCACCATCATGGCCGTGAAG CGGATCCGGGCCACTGTGAACTCACAGGAGCAGAAGCGGCTGCTCATGGACCTGGACATCAACATGCGCACGGTCGACTGCTTCTACACTGTCACCTTCTACGGGGCACTGTTCAGAGAG GGAGACGTGTGGATCTGCATGGAGCTCATGGACACATCCCTGGACAAGTTCTACCGGAAGGTGCTGGATAAAAACATGACAATTCCAGAGGACATCCTCGGGGAGATTGCTGTGTCT ATCGTGCGGGCTCTGGAGCATCTGCACAGCAAGCTGTCGGTGATCCACAGAG ATGTGAAGCCCTCCAATGTCCTTATCAACAAGGagggccatgtgaagatgtgtgACTTCGGCATCAGTGGTTACTTGGTGGACTCTGTGGCCAAGACGATGGATGCCGGCTGCAAGCCCTACATGGCC CCTGAGAGGATCAACCCGGAGCTGAACCAGAAGGGCTACAATGTCAAGTCCGACGTCTGGAGCCTGGGCATTACCATG ATTGAGATGGCCATCCTGCGGTTCCCTTACGAGTCCTGGGGGACCCCGTTCCAGCAGCTGAAGCAGGTGGTGGAGGAGCCGTCCCCCCAGCTCCCAGCCGACCGTTTCTCCCCCGAGTTTGTGGACTTCACTGCTCAGTG CCTGAGGAAGAACCCCGCAGAGCGTATGAGCTACCTGGAGCTGATG GAGCACCCCTTCTTCACCTTGCACAAAACCAAGAAGACAGACATCGCTGCCTTCGTGAAGGAGATCCTGGGCGAAGACTCATAG
- the MAP2K3 gene encoding dual specificity mitogen-activated protein kinase kinase 3 isoform X1: MESPASSQPASMPQSKGKSKRKKDLRISCMSKPPAPNPTPPRNLDSRTFITIGDRNFEVEADDLVTISELGRGAYGVVEKVRHAQSGTIMAVKRIRATVNSQEQKRLLMDLDINMRTVDCFYTVTFYGALFREGDVWICMELMDTSLDKFYRKVLDKNMTIPEDILGEIAVSIVRALEHLHSKLSVIHRDVKPSNVLINKEGHVKMCDFGISGYLVDSVAKTMDAGCKPYMAPERINPELNQKGYNVKSDVWSLGITMIEMAILRFPYESWGTPFQQLKQVVEEPSPQLPADRFSPEFVDFTAQCLRKNPAERMSYLELMEHPFFTLHKTKKTDIAAFVKEILGEDS, translated from the exons GAAAATCCAAGAGGAAGAAGGATCTACGGATATCCTGCATGTCCAAGCCACCCGCGCCTAACCCCAC ACCCCCCCGGAACCTGGACTCCCGGACCTTCATCACCATTGGAGACAGA AACTTTGAGGTGGAGGCTGATGACTTGGTGACCATCTCGGAACTGGGCCGTGGAGCCTATGGGGTGGTGGAGAAGGTGCGGCACGCCCAGAGCGGCACCATCATGGCCGTGAAG CGGATCCGGGCCACTGTGAACTCACAGGAGCAGAAGCGGCTGCTCATGGACCTGGACATCAACATGCGCACGGTCGACTGCTTCTACACTGTCACCTTCTACGGGGCACTGTTCAGAGAG GGAGACGTGTGGATCTGCATGGAGCTCATGGACACATCCCTGGACAAGTTCTACCGGAAGGTGCTGGATAAAAACATGACAATTCCAGAGGACATCCTCGGGGAGATTGCTGTGTCT ATCGTGCGGGCTCTGGAGCATCTGCACAGCAAGCTGTCGGTGATCCACAGAG ATGTGAAGCCCTCCAATGTCCTTATCAACAAGGagggccatgtgaagatgtgtgACTTCGGCATCAGTGGTTACTTGGTGGACTCTGTGGCCAAGACGATGGATGCCGGCTGCAAGCCCTACATGGCC CCTGAGAGGATCAACCCGGAGCTGAACCAGAAGGGCTACAATGTCAAGTCCGACGTCTGGAGCCTGGGCATTACCATG ATTGAGATGGCCATCCTGCGGTTCCCTTACGAGTCCTGGGGGACCCCGTTCCAGCAGCTGAAGCAGGTGGTGGAGGAGCCGTCCCCCCAGCTCCCAGCCGACCGTTTCTCCCCCGAGTTTGTGGACTTCACTGCTCAGTG CCTGAGGAAGAACCCCGCAGAGCGTATGAGCTACCTGGAGCTGATG GAGCACCCCTTCTTCACCTTGCACAAAACCAAGAAGACAGACATCGCTGCCTTCGTGAAGGAGATCCTGGGCGAAGACTCATAG